The following coding sequences are from one uncultured Desulfobacter sp. window:
- a CDS encoding efflux RND transporter permease subunit, protein MSNKMRGIIPWFAQNSVAANLLLILIISLGLMQMGKLRKEAFPSLSPNSLTVSVTYDSGSARQSEEGLAIKIEEELEDVLGIKTITSSSTTTGTTVTIEMKDDYDLDTLLRDVKAKVDAISNFPTDADKPVIEKAEREEHALWLQLYGEVGRHTLQTLAEELKDDLLANADVNRVEISGDLDPMISVEIDEAQLQSYELSLSDVEDAINNESGSSRTAVLRDKNLYLQLKASEQAYLKEEFAAIPLVTLEDGRRIRLGDVAEIDDTFDDETPVLSRFNGHTSIALQVITTGQDDISRTVAGAKKVVAEFKNSGSLPDNVKLTSWYDRSTTIVERLKLLAENALTGFIIVFVLLAMFLNISVAFWVAMGLPFIFFGTLYFMGDSFAGLSLNEFTTFGFIMALGIVVDDAVVIGESIYTLRAKEGDTIENTIRGTQAVAVPTLFGVLTTVAAFYAISQVSGHMGELYSQFAVVVTICLVLSVIESKLILPSHLAHINTRRSPGKNPIQRGWMWVQKITDQSLNLVNERIYGPLIKIALHHRYAVLVVFAGIFIFAVSMPLTGMVRMSFFPDIPGDTVRAELTMKNDASYGQTHAALALLESRAHEADRELRHANDDQGSAIAYLQVLSEADQSGSVKLQLTKDAPYDIDTFTRKWREISGTPEGAKTLSVQNAPAMVDALRIELRSSDDTVLTLAGETLKNKLSTIAAVSGIEDNLEPGQPQLFMELTAQGRALGFTTDMLAEQVLQAFSGQVVQRFQRSVDEVEVKVRYPQGARKSVSDVLNADVRTSDGTVVPLTSVANITYGYTRDTITRIDGKRAVYVSADVDKDIISSTELVARLQKQLVPKLKQQYPNLDIEFSGEAQEQAETETSMVNMFILALFIIYFLLAIPLKSYIQPFLIMTAIPFGIVGAVLGHWVNDLSLGILSLNGIIALAGVVVNDSLLLVSTFNDLRRSSHTNLLETVSWAGKSRLRAVLLTSLTTVAGLLPLLYETSHQAQFLIPAAVSLAYGIMFATVITLILIPVLLVVHHDISRLLCWFKWWINPFAERKETC, encoded by the coding sequence ATGAGTAACAAAATGCGGGGGATTATCCCCTGGTTTGCCCAAAATTCGGTGGCCGCCAACCTGCTGTTGATCCTGATCATTTCCCTGGGATTGATGCAAATGGGAAAATTGAGGAAAGAGGCGTTTCCCAGTCTTTCCCCCAACAGCCTGACCGTCTCGGTTACCTATGATTCCGGTTCCGCCCGGCAGTCCGAGGAAGGGCTTGCCATTAAAATAGAGGAAGAGCTTGAAGATGTGCTGGGAATAAAAACCATCACCAGTTCCTCCACCACCACCGGTACCACCGTAACCATTGAGATGAAGGACGATTATGACCTGGATACGCTGCTGCGGGATGTCAAGGCAAAGGTGGATGCCATTTCCAATTTTCCCACAGATGCGGATAAGCCGGTCATTGAAAAAGCGGAACGCGAAGAGCATGCCCTGTGGCTCCAGCTTTACGGGGAAGTGGGGCGCCATACCCTGCAGACCCTCGCCGAAGAACTCAAAGATGATCTTTTGGCCAATGCCGATGTGAACCGGGTGGAGATCTCCGGCGACCTTGATCCCATGATCAGTGTTGAGATTGACGAAGCCCAGCTCCAGTCCTATGAATTGTCCCTCTCCGATGTGGAAGATGCGATTAACAACGAATCGGGCAGTTCCCGTACAGCCGTGCTTCGGGATAAGAATCTGTATCTGCAGCTTAAAGCTTCGGAGCAGGCTTATTTAAAAGAGGAATTTGCCGCCATACCCTTGGTCACCCTTGAAGACGGCCGCCGGATTCGTTTGGGCGATGTGGCAGAAATTGACGATACCTTTGATGACGAAACGCCTGTGCTTTCCCGATTCAATGGCCATACCAGCATTGCGTTGCAGGTCATTACCACGGGCCAGGATGATATCTCCAGAACCGTGGCCGGGGCCAAAAAGGTGGTGGCAGAATTTAAAAACAGCGGCAGCCTGCCGGATAATGTAAAGTTGACCTCCTGGTATGACCGCTCCACCACAATTGTTGAGCGCCTGAAACTTCTGGCGGAAAACGCGTTGACCGGTTTCATTATTGTATTTGTACTTCTGGCCATGTTTCTCAATATCTCCGTGGCGTTCTGGGTGGCCATGGGCTTGCCGTTTATTTTTTTCGGTACCCTCTATTTCATGGGGGACAGTTTTGCAGGGCTTTCGTTAAATGAATTCACCACCTTCGGGTTTATCATGGCGTTGGGCATCGTGGTGGATGATGCCGTGGTTATCGGCGAAAGCATTTACACCCTGCGCGCCAAGGAGGGCGATACCATTGAAAATACCATCCGGGGCACCCAGGCTGTGGCCGTTCCAACCCTGTTTGGTGTGCTGACCACGGTGGCGGCCTTTTACGCCATCTCCCAGGTCAGTGGCCACATGGGGGAGCTTTATTCACAGTTTGCCGTGGTCGTGACCATCTGTCTGGTGCTGTCGGTCATTGAATCCAAGCTGATTCTGCCCTCCCATCTGGCCCATATTAACACGCGCCGGTCTCCTGGGAAAAATCCAATACAACGTGGCTGGATGTGGGTGCAGAAGATCACCGACCAGAGCTTAAATCTGGTGAATGAACGCATCTACGGGCCTCTTATCAAGATTGCCCTTCACCATCGGTATGCTGTGTTGGTGGTGTTTGCAGGCATTTTTATATTTGCCGTTTCCATGCCCCTGACCGGCATGGTGCGTATGAGCTTTTTCCCAGATATCCCCGGAGATACAGTGCGTGCGGAACTGACCATGAAAAATGATGCAAGTTACGGCCAGACCCATGCAGCTTTGGCCCTGCTGGAGTCACGGGCCCATGAGGCGGATCGGGAACTTAGACATGCTAACGACGATCAAGGCAGCGCCATTGCGTACCTGCAAGTGCTGTCCGAGGCGGACCAGTCCGGGTCTGTGAAGCTGCAATTAACCAAGGATGCGCCTTATGATATTGACACCTTTACCCGAAAATGGAGGGAAATATCCGGAACGCCTGAAGGGGCCAAAACTTTAAGTGTTCAAAATGCCCCGGCCATGGTGGATGCCCTTCGCATTGAGCTGCGATCCAGTGATGATACCGTGCTCACCCTGGCAGGAGAAACCCTGAAAAATAAATTGTCCACCATTGCTGCGGTGAGCGGCATTGAAGACAACCTGGAACCGGGCCAGCCCCAGCTCTTCATGGAGCTGACCGCCCAGGGCAGGGCGTTGGGTTTTACCACGGACATGCTGGCCGAACAGGTGCTCCAGGCCTTTTCCGGCCAGGTGGTCCAGCGGTTCCAGCGTTCGGTCGATGAGGTGGAGGTGAAGGTGCGCTATCCCCAGGGGGCCAGGAAAAGTGTCAGTGATGTCCTCAATGCCGATGTCAGAACCTCCGACGGCACCGTGGTGCCCCTCACCAGTGTCGCCAACATCACGTATGGGTACACCCGGGACACCATTACCCGCATTGACGGCAAGCGGGCAGTGTACGTCTCAGCAGATGTGGACAAGGATATCATCTCCTCAACGGAACTTGTGGCACGGCTCCAAAAACAGCTGGTGCCCAAACTCAAACAGCAATATCCCAACCTGGACATTGAATTTTCCGGTGAAGCCCAGGAGCAGGCTGAGACCGAAACCTCCATGGTGAATATGTTCATTCTGGCCCTGTTTATTATCTATTTTCTGCTGGCCATTCCGTTGAAGTCCTATATTCAGCCCTTTTTAATCATGACGGCTATCCCTTTCGGTATTGTGGGGGCGGTTCTGGGCCACTGGGTAAACGATCTCTCCTTGGGGATTTTGTCCCTGAATGGTATCATTGCCCTGGCCGGTGTGGTGGTCAATGACAGTTTGCTTTTGGTCTCCACCTTTAATGATCTGCGCAGGAGCAGCCATACCAATTTGCTTGAAACGGTGAGCTGGGCAGGTAAAAGCCGTTTGCGGGCGGTCCTTTTGACCTCTTTGACCACGGTGGCAGGGCTTTTGCCCCTGTTGTATGAAACGTCCCACCAGGCCCAGTTTTTGATTCCTGCGGCCGTGTCCCTGGCCTATGGTATTATGTTTGCTACGGTGATCACTTTAATTCTGATCCCCGTGCTTCTGGTGGTTCACCATGATATCAGCCGGTTGTTATGTTGGTTTAAATGGTGGATAAACCCGTTTGCTGAAAGGAAAGAGACGTGCTGA
- a CDS encoding response regulator transcription factor gives MLNVLLVEDDFDLAETVIDYLAIESISCDYASNGVAGLNLLTDKSYDVVLLDLNLPRLDGLTLCQKLRSDGNDTPVLMLTARDQLDDKVAGFEAGTDDYLVKPFELRELVVRIHALARRRSGQVQLLNCADLEMNLKEDVVSRAGQKIRLSPTARQILETLLRFAPETVPKQKLIDAVWGDNPPDSNSLKVHMHHLRKAVDDGFEPPLIHTIPGRGFAIKEGD, from the coding sequence GTGCTGAACGTGCTTTTGGTGGAAGACGATTTTGATCTGGCCGAAACCGTGATTGACTATCTGGCCATTGAGTCCATCTCCTGTGATTACGCAAGCAACGGGGTGGCAGGCCTAAATCTATTAACGGATAAGAGCTATGACGTTGTGCTGCTGGATCTTAACCTGCCCCGGCTTGACGGTTTGACCCTTTGCCAGAAGCTGCGTTCGGACGGTAATGATACCCCCGTGCTCATGCTCACGGCCCGGGATCAGCTGGATGACAAGGTGGCAGGGTTTGAAGCCGGTACGGATGATTATCTGGTTAAACCCTTTGAGCTTCGGGAACTGGTGGTGAGAATCCATGCCTTGGCACGGCGAAGATCGGGCCAGGTTCAGCTTTTGAACTGTGCGGATCTTGAAATGAATCTGAAAGAGGACGTTGTGAGCAGGGCGGGGCAGAAGATCAGACTTTCTCCCACTGCCCGGCAGATTTTGGAAACCCTATTGCGTTTCGCCCCGGAAACGGTACCCAAACAAAAACTTATTGATGCCGTGTGGGGAGATAATCCGCCGGACAGCAACAGTCTTAAAGTACATATGCACCATTTGCGAAAGGCGGTGGACGACGGGTTTGAGCCGCCCCTGATCCATACCATTCCCGGGCGCGGCTTTGCCATAAAAGAAGGGGATTAA
- a CDS encoding HAMP domain-containing sensor histidine kinase produces the protein MKKPISLKWFVILSFFVMAAVLIIGYSVLSVKFFFKGMDNIIAGNMVHVLESYVKTTSEDQRNSLARFSGFMIAKQWEQMPDNIKDFMDCPQIPGKLLVHKEDTWFGKPKRVVFAMSLQLGTQMYYVVHLPSPHKTSPLIGNGGKENKRLLLGISLLTALGIAVLIRLLLKRVERPVKFLGQWARGLDAEQLKAPAPDFIYPELNELARLIQESLSSVQESLDREHRFLRHASHELRTPIGVIRNNVELLKKLDEQAQELIHATPDTIARHTGQKNKIIDRIDRAGLTMKHLTQTLLWLGQDEQVQLPVADLDLERLVRELTEEADYLLKNKDVEVVLDTVPTVLPLAHVPARIVTGNLIRNAFQHTWRGQVRITQNEIGVQIVNDIPGEDDTDGDLGFGLGLQLTRQLCDRLGWSYTSREEDGLHRAGIVFCSADYKNRRAVTDIT, from the coding sequence ATGAAAAAGCCTATCAGTTTAAAATGGTTTGTCATTCTCTCTTTTTTTGTGATGGCTGCGGTTCTGATTATTGGGTACTCTGTATTAAGTGTGAAATTTTTTTTCAAAGGCATGGATAATATTATTGCCGGAAATATGGTCCATGTCCTTGAAAGTTACGTTAAAACCACGTCCGAAGATCAGAGAAACAGCCTGGCGCGTTTCAGCGGTTTTATGATTGCAAAACAATGGGAGCAGATGCCGGACAATATAAAAGATTTTATGGATTGCCCCCAAATACCGGGAAAACTTTTGGTTCACAAGGAGGATACCTGGTTCGGCAAGCCGAAGCGCGTCGTTTTCGCAATGTCTCTTCAGTTGGGAACCCAGATGTATTATGTCGTACATCTGCCGTCTCCTCACAAGACATCTCCTTTGATCGGGAATGGGGGCAAAGAGAATAAGCGCCTGCTGCTTGGCATAAGTTTGCTGACAGCGCTTGGTATTGCTGTGCTGATCCGGCTGCTTTTGAAACGGGTGGAACGCCCGGTAAAATTTTTAGGTCAGTGGGCCCGGGGTCTGGATGCGGAGCAACTTAAAGCGCCTGCCCCTGATTTTATCTATCCTGAACTCAATGAACTGGCCCGGCTCATCCAGGAGAGCCTGTCATCCGTCCAGGAGAGTCTTGACAGAGAACACAGATTTTTACGCCACGCCAGCCATGAGCTTCGAACGCCCATCGGTGTGATCAGAAATAATGTTGAACTGCTTAAAAAATTGGATGAACAGGCCCAAGAACTTATCCATGCGACTCCGGATACAATTGCCCGCCACACGGGACAGAAAAACAAAATCATAGACCGCATAGACCGGGCCGGTCTAACCATGAAACACCTGACCCAGACCCTTTTGTGGCTGGGACAGGATGAACAGGTCCAGCTGCCGGTCGCGGATCTGGACCTTGAACGCCTTGTCCGGGAGTTGACCGAAGAGGCCGACTATCTGCTCAAGAACAAGGATGTGGAAGTTGTTCTGGATACAGTGCCCACGGTGCTGCCCCTTGCCCACGTGCCTGCCCGGATTGTAACCGGCAACTTGATCCGCAATGCGTTTCAGCATACCTGGCGCGGTCAGGTCCGGATCACCCAGAACGAAATCGGTGTCCAGATTGTCAATGACATCCCCGGAGAAGACGATACCGACGGGGATCTGGGGTTCGGGCTGGGCCTGCAACTGACACGGCAGTTGTGCGACAGACTTGGCTGGTCCTATACCAGCCGGGAGGAAGACGGTCTGCACCGGGCCGGCATTGTATTTTGCTCAGCCGATTACAAAAACAGGCGCGCGGTGACTGATATTACTTAA
- a CDS encoding CpsB/CapC family capsule biosynthesis tyrosine phosphatase — protein MFDTHSHILYGMDDGSKRLSHAIGFAKQALKQGVHTLFATPHCYDGVYNCTKADIIDACRRFSHDLSAAGLPLVILPGAEIRVNHDLIDRFDNGELLTMNNAGKYLLIELPLMFIDSAVSMMIRRLHERDVIPIIAHAERNPVILNRPDLADQFIYHGAKIQVTASSLTGDFGREVMKFSRIMCEKDQVFCLGSDIHPGRKYRMKKAAKRLNRWIGETATQLILEDNPACIASRKIDSEHTTDSALLGSASPGKNI, from the coding sequence ATGTTTGATACGCATTCCCATATTCTCTACGGCATGGATGACGGCAGCAAGCGCCTTTCCCATGCCATTGGTTTTGCAAAACAGGCCTTAAAACAAGGGGTTCATACTCTGTTTGCAACACCCCACTGCTATGACGGTGTTTATAATTGCACCAAAGCGGATATCATTGACGCATGCAGACGATTTTCCCATGACCTGTCCGCCGCAGGCTTGCCCCTTGTGATTTTGCCTGGGGCGGAGATTCGTGTCAATCACGATCTTATTGATCGCTTTGACAATGGTGAACTGCTTACGATGAACAACGCAGGAAAATACCTGCTGATAGAGCTACCCCTTATGTTTATCGATAGTGCGGTCTCCATGATGATCCGAAGACTCCACGAGCGTGACGTAATCCCCATTATCGCCCATGCGGAACGAAACCCAGTGATTTTGAACCGGCCCGATCTGGCGGATCAATTCATCTACCATGGTGCGAAAATTCAGGTCACCGCCTCAAGCCTGACAGGGGATTTCGGCCGGGAGGTCATGAAATTTTCCCGAATCATGTGTGAAAAAGATCAGGTGTTCTGCCTGGGATCGGATATCCACCCGGGCCGCAAATACCGGATGAAAAAGGCGGCAAAACGATTAAACAGGTGGATTGGGGAGACTGCAACCCAATTGATACTGGAAGATAACCCAGCTTGCATTGCCTCCCGGAAAATTGATTCTGAACATACGACTGATTCTGCATTGCTTGGAAGTGCAAGCCCCGGGAAAAACATATAG